In the genome of Gloeomargarita sp. SRBZ-1_bins_9, one region contains:
- a CDS encoding phytoene/squalene synthase family protein — translation MDLRRGALELLKETSRTFFIPISGLPAGLQEAVMSAYLCMRAIDEIEDHPDLDNETKVKLLRSVSLTLEAATDTFAVNDLSLALAVHQTPLPEVTVRIGEWALLAPPTIAPRIWDATAAMADRMAYWASCNWRIQTEADLDRYTFGVAGAVGLLLSDLWAWYDGTQTNRSLAIGFGRGLQAVNILRNREEDQRRGVNFFPDGWGKAEMDAYARRNLALAEAYNAALPPGPALDFCKIPLALAHATLEALQQGHAKLTRSAVMAVVAQVTGRSR, via the coding sequence ATGGATCTGCGCCGGGGTGCTTTGGAATTACTCAAAGAAACAAGCCGCACGTTTTTTATTCCCATCAGTGGCTTGCCTGCGGGTTTGCAAGAAGCGGTGATGTCCGCCTATCTCTGTATGCGGGCCATTGACGAAATCGAAGACCACCCGGATTTGGATAATGAAACAAAAGTGAAATTGCTGCGCTCGGTGAGTTTGACCCTCGAGGCGGCGACGGATACCTTTGCGGTGAATGATTTATCCCTGGCGCTGGCGGTGCACCAAACCCCCTTGCCGGAGGTGACGGTGCGGATCGGGGAATGGGCTTTGCTGGCTCCCCCAACGATTGCGCCCCGGATTTGGGATGCCACGGCAGCGATGGCGGACCGTATGGCCTATTGGGCGTCCTGTAACTGGCGGATTCAAACGGAGGCGGACCTAGACCGCTATACCTTTGGCGTGGCGGGGGCGGTGGGCTTGCTGCTGTCGGATTTGTGGGCCTGGTATGATGGTACGCAGACGAATCGTTCCCTGGCGATTGGCTTTGGGCGGGGTTTGCAGGCGGTGAATATCCTGCGTAACCGCGAGGAGGACCAACGACGGGGCGTCAACTTTTTCCCGGATGGTTGGGGCAAAGCGGAAATGGATGCCTATGCCCGCCGGAATCTCGCCCTGGCAGAGGCCTATAATGCAGCCCTACCTCCCGGACCGGCTCTGGATTTCTGTAAAATTCCCCTGGCGCTGGCCCACGCCACTTTGGAGGCCCTGCAACAAGGCCACGCCAAACTTACCCGTAGTGCGGTCATGGCCGTTGTTGCCCAGGTGACCGGTCGCAGCCGTTAG
- a CDS encoding FAD-linked oxidase C-terminal domain-containing protein, with translation MTIDWNHLAEELTRVLEPRRVVRRREELLVYECDGLMAYRQRPPLAVLPKTTEEVQAVLQLCRRYGVPFVPRGAGTGLSGGALPEDNALLIVTALMRQVLQVDIPNRRVVVQPGVINHWVTQAVSPWGFYYAPDPSSQMVCSVGGNVAENSGGVHCLKYGVTTNHVLGLKLVTALGEVVDLGGWVPETPGYDLTGVVVGSEGTLGIVTEITLNILKTPPCVQVLCADFATVAQAGAAVSAIIAAGIIPGGMEIMDNLSINAVEQVVATGCYPRDAGAILLVELDGLPAEVAEAMAQVQRICREQGARQLQVAKDPQERERLWKGRKAAFAAMGKISRNYYVQDGVVPRSRLPWILQEIERLSRESGYRIANVFHAGDGNLHPLILYDGTVPGALAQVERLGGEILKLCVQAGGSISGEHGIGAEKRCYMSELFSPADLETMQRLRRAFDPDGLANPSKVFPTPRTCGERAWATQHFPNVPAF, from the coding sequence GTGACGATTGACTGGAACCATCTGGCGGAGGAATTGACCCGGGTACTAGAACCGCGCCGGGTGGTGCGTCGCCGGGAGGAATTGTTGGTCTATGAGTGCGATGGGTTGATGGCCTATCGTCAGCGTCCCCCCTTGGCCGTCCTGCCCAAAACGACGGAGGAAGTCCAGGCCGTCCTGCAGCTTTGTCGCCGCTATGGGGTGCCGTTTGTGCCCCGGGGAGCAGGTACGGGCCTGTCGGGGGGCGCCCTGCCGGAGGACAACGCCCTGTTGATCGTCACGGCCCTGATGCGCCAGGTATTGCAGGTGGATATTCCCAACCGGCGGGTGGTGGTGCAACCGGGGGTGATCAACCATTGGGTGACGCAGGCGGTGAGTCCCTGGGGCTTTTACTACGCGCCGGACCCGTCGAGTCAAATGGTGTGTTCGGTGGGGGGCAATGTGGCGGAAAATTCCGGGGGCGTCCACTGCCTGAAATACGGGGTGACCACCAACCATGTGCTGGGTCTCAAGCTGGTGACGGCCCTGGGGGAGGTAGTGGACCTGGGGGGCTGGGTGCCGGAAACACCGGGTTATGACTTGACGGGGGTGGTGGTGGGTTCGGAGGGCACCCTGGGCATCGTTACGGAAATCACCCTGAACATTCTGAAAACGCCGCCCTGTGTGCAGGTGCTGTGTGCCGACTTTGCCACCGTGGCCCAGGCGGGTGCGGCGGTCTCGGCCATCATTGCTGCCGGCATCATCCCCGGTGGGATGGAAATCATGGACAACCTGAGCATCAACGCGGTGGAGCAGGTGGTGGCGACGGGATGTTATCCCCGGGATGCGGGCGCCATTTTGCTGGTGGAATTGGACGGGTTGCCGGCGGAGGTGGCGGAGGCCATGGCCCAAGTGCAACGGATTTGCCGGGAGCAGGGGGCGCGCCAACTCCAGGTGGCTAAGGACCCCCAGGAACGGGAGCGGCTGTGGAAAGGACGTAAAGCAGCCTTTGCCGCCATGGGCAAAATCAGTCGCAACTACTACGTGCAGGATGGGGTGGTGCCCCGCAGTCGTCTGCCCTGGATATTGCAGGAAATCGAGCGCCTAAGCCGGGAGTCGGGCTATCGCATTGCCAATGTGTTTCACGCTGGGGATGGCAATCTGCACCCTTTAATTCTCTACGACGGTACGGTGCCGGGGGCGCTGGCTCAGGTGGAACGCCTAGGGGGCGAAATTCTCAAACTCTGTGTCCAGGCGGGGGGGAGCATTTCCGGGGAGCACGGCATCGGGGCGGAAAAACGCTGCTACATGAGCGAGTTGTTCTCCCCCGCCGATTTAGAAACCATGCAACGCCTGCGCCGCGCCTTTGACCCCGACGGCCTGGCCAATCCCAGTAAAGTCTTTCCCACCCCTCGCACCTGTGGCGAACGGGCCTGGGCCACTCAACACTTTCCCAACGTGCCTGCGTTTTAG
- a CDS encoding PDZ domain-containing protein produces MTLAIRYHITAPHPATHYVHIELTVRGWQQDILELSLPVWTPGSYLVREYAKHLENFRVAGGLPWRKVSKNRWQIQTQGLDPIRVYYDLYANDLSVRTNHVDATHLYLNGAATFLSVPAARDVPHEVVLALPHPDWRISTVLPALGPGHFRAPNYDALVDSPIEAGRQAIYPFTVRGIPHELAVWGPLPVEAPRVLQDITRIIEAEAELFGGLPYDRYLFLLHLPLQGYGGLEHKNCCSLLYSRRQLTRPEGYQRFLNLVAHEFFHLWNGKRIQPAEFIPLDYDRENYTTSLWFCEGTTSYYDLVMPWRAGLYDAKRFLELLSEEITRYFQTPGRETQSLAEASFDAWIKYYRREANSINSQVSYYLKGALVTLLLDLRIRWRHDNRRSFDDVMRKMWREFGQTGQGFTPEQLFQVIQAVAGEDLGDCWREAIEGTAPLPLAETLAAFGLELQAVPGQVPYSGLVLETGRTRVKYVLKHSPAWWAGLDPGDELVAVNNQQVRGETGGDWWQSWRPGETVTITYLRREELHQCTLTLQDPQPERYRLQPLTRPTAEQRRLGVGWLGATLFDSVQ; encoded by the coding sequence ATGACACTGGCCATCCGTTATCACATCACGGCGCCCCATCCGGCTACCCACTATGTGCATATCGAGCTGACGGTGAGGGGTTGGCAGCAGGATATCTTGGAGCTGAGCCTGCCGGTGTGGACGCCGGGGTCCTACCTGGTGCGGGAGTACGCCAAACATCTGGAGAATTTTCGGGTGGCTGGGGGGTTACCCTGGCGCAAGGTGAGCAAAAACCGCTGGCAAATCCAGACCCAGGGCCTTGACCCGATCCGGGTGTATTACGACCTATACGCCAACGATTTATCGGTGCGCACCAACCATGTGGATGCCACCCATCTCTATCTCAACGGGGCGGCGACGTTTTTGTCTGTGCCGGCGGCGCGGGATGTTCCCCATGAGGTTGTCCTGGCGTTGCCGCACCCGGATTGGCGCATCAGTACGGTTTTGCCCGCTTTAGGTCCGGGGCATTTCCGCGCCCCCAACTACGACGCTTTGGTGGATAGTCCCATCGAGGCCGGACGTCAGGCGATTTACCCTTTTACCGTGCGGGGGATTCCCCACGAATTGGCGGTATGGGGGCCACTGCCGGTGGAGGCGCCCCGTGTGCTCCAAGACATCACGCGTATTATCGAGGCCGAAGCGGAACTGTTTGGGGGATTGCCCTATGACCGATACCTGTTTTTGTTGCATCTGCCGCTGCAGGGCTATGGGGGCCTGGAGCATAAAAATTGCTGCTCTTTGCTCTACAGCCGCCGCCAGTTGACCCGCCCGGAGGGTTACCAACGCTTTTTGAACCTGGTGGCCCACGAATTTTTCCACCTGTGGAATGGCAAGCGCATCCAGCCGGCGGAGTTCATCCCCTTGGACTACGACCGGGAAAACTACACCACGTCCCTGTGGTTTTGCGAGGGGACAACCAGCTATTACGACCTGGTGATGCCCTGGCGCGCGGGCCTGTACGACGCCAAACGGTTTTTGGAGCTGCTGAGTGAAGAGATCACCCGTTATTTCCAAACACCGGGGCGGGAGACGCAATCGCTTGCGGAGGCCAGCTTTGACGCCTGGATCAAGTACTACCGCCGGGAGGCCAACAGCATCAACAGCCAGGTTTCCTACTACCTGAAGGGGGCGTTGGTGACGTTGCTGTTGGATTTGCGCATTCGCTGGCGCCACGATAACCGGCGTTCCTTTGACGACGTGATGCGAAAAATGTGGCGGGAATTCGGCCAGACGGGTCAAGGCTTTACGCCGGAGCAACTTTTCCAGGTCATCCAGGCAGTGGCGGGTGAGGATTTGGGGGATTGTTGGCGGGAGGCTATCGAGGGCACGGCTCCTTTACCCCTGGCCGAGACCTTGGCGGCTTTTGGGCTGGAACTCCAGGCGGTGCCCGGCCAAGTCCCCTATAGCGGGTTGGTCCTGGAGACGGGGCGCACCAGGGTCAAATACGTGCTCAAACATTCTCCGGCCTGGTGGGCTGGCCTGGACCCGGGTGATGAACTGGTGGCCGTCAATAACCAGCAAGTGCGCGGGGAAACCGGGGGAGACTGGTGGCAGTCCTGGCGGCCGGGCGAAACGGTGACGATCACGTACCTGCGCCGGGAGGAGTTGCACCAGTGTACGTTGACACTCCAGGACCCCCAACCGGAGCGGTACCGGCTTCAACCCCTGACCCGGCCAACGGCGGAGCAGCGGCGGTTGGGTGTCGGCTGGCTGGGAGCGACCCTGTTCGATTCAGTACAATAG
- a CDS encoding dihydroorotase, translating into MFNQHDSLWIHQAQIVGPQGQLQPCNVGIRQGKIAEITIEDRRAHYAEVLDAQGWLLLPGVIDAQVHFREPGLEHKEDLHTASRACARGGVTSFLEMPNTCPSTVDQATLDDKLRRAAAKSLVNYGFFIGATRDNLEELNRVQPVCGIKVFMGSMHGDLLVEDPAVLERIFATGRRLIAVHAENHQRILERRRLLASEFHRPDVHSDVQDELAALQATELAVRLASKYRRRLHVLHLSTALEVEFLRRHKRPWITAEVTPQHLLLDRSAYFTLGSLAQMNPPLRTPHDNQVLWQGLQEGVIDFMATDHAPHTLAEKARPYPESPSGMPGVETFLPLMLTQAKKGKCTLAQVVQWLSTQPARAYGIVNKGQLAVGYDADVVLVDWEHTQPVRREDLQTKCGWSPFEGWELTGWPQVTIVGGRIVYYQGQFNEAVRGQPLQFQAAA; encoded by the coding sequence ATTGAGGACCGCCGCGCCCACTACGCCGAGGTGTTGGATGCCCAGGGGTGGCTGCTGCTGCCGGGGGTGATTGATGCCCAGGTGCATTTCCGGGAGCCGGGATTAGAGCACAAGGAGGACCTGCACACCGCCAGTCGCGCCTGCGCCAGGGGAGGAGTGACGTCGTTTTTGGAGATGCCCAATACGTGCCCGAGCACGGTGGACCAGGCGACGTTGGATGACAAGTTGCGCCGGGCGGCGGCAAAGTCCCTGGTCAATTACGGCTTTTTTATCGGAGCAACGCGGGATAACCTGGAGGAACTCAACCGGGTGCAGCCGGTGTGTGGGATCAAGGTGTTTATGGGGTCCATGCACGGAGATTTGCTGGTGGAGGACCCGGCGGTCCTGGAGCGCATTTTTGCCACCGGTCGACGGCTGATTGCGGTGCATGCGGAAAATCACCAGCGCATTCTAGAGCGGCGACGGCTTTTGGCATCGGAATTCCACCGCCCAGATGTGCATTCGGATGTTCAGGATGAGCTGGCGGCTTTGCAGGCGACGGAGTTGGCGGTGCGCTTGGCGAGCAAATACCGGCGACGCCTGCACGTTCTGCACCTGTCTACGGCCCTGGAGGTGGAATTTTTACGCCGGCACAAGCGCCCCTGGATCACGGCGGAGGTGACGCCCCAGCATCTGCTGTTGGACCGCTCGGCCTATTTCACCCTGGGGTCGCTGGCCCAGATGAATCCGCCCTTGCGCACGCCCCACGATAATCAGGTGCTCTGGCAGGGGTTGCAGGAGGGGGTGATTGATTTTATGGCCACGGACCATGCCCCCCACACGCTGGCGGAAAAGGCGCGGCCTTACCCGGAGTCGCCGTCGGGGATGCCGGGGGTGGAAACCTTTTTGCCCCTGATGTTGACGCAAGCCAAAAAGGGCAAATGTACCCTGGCGCAGGTGGTGCAGTGGCTGTCAACCCAACCGGCGCGGGCCTACGGCATCGTCAACAAGGGGCAACTGGCGGTGGGCTATGATGCGGATGTGGTGCTGGTGGATTGGGAGCACACCCAGCCGGTGCGACGGGAGGATTTGCAAACCAAATGCGGCTGGAGTCCCTTTGAGGGGTGGGAACTGACGGGGTGGCCCCAGGTGACCATCGTGGGGGGCCGAATTGTCTACTACCAGGGGCAGTTCAACGAGGCGGTGCGGGGACAACCCCTGCAATTTCAGGCGGCGGCTTGA